DNA sequence from the Methanococcus maripaludis genome:
CCCGGGCATTCGAGATACAAATCTTCCATTTAAACCACATAAATCTTTTTAAGAAGAATTATCTTCTTCTTCTATGGAACCTTCCTCTTTGTCTGTTTGAAGGGTTCATTTTTACTTTAACATTCATTGCTTTTTCGAGGAACTGGTCGTATGAGAATGGAGCTTCTTCACCAATAAGTCCTCTGTTTTTCATGTATTCTCTTGCAATAAGGTAGTACATTAATGATACTGATTTTCTACCTTTGTTGTTCGTAGGGATGATGAAATCGATGTGTGCTGTTAAGTGTTCTGTATCACACATACCAATAACAGGGATTCCGATTTCGATTGCTTCTTTTAATGCTTGTTTGTCAACCCTAGGGTCGCTCAAAAATAAAACTTCTGGTTCAGCGAATTTTCTAGCTGAAGGGTTTGTTAATGTACCTGGAACGAACCTTCCAGCTACCGTGTTTATTCCTGTAACTTTTCCGAATTCTTTTAAAGGACCTACTGAGTAAACTCTTCTTGTAACAGCCATGATGTCTTCAGGCTCATAGTTTGATAAGAATTTAGCAGCGAGTCTTAACCTTTCATCAGTCTTTCTAACGTCTAAAACATATAATCCGTCAGCCCTAACCCTGTAGATAAATCTTCTCATATCTTCAGTTTTTTGCTGAGTACCGATGTGTATCCCAGACGCCAAATAGGTGTCTAAGGTTGTCAATAGATTTTCATCTGACATTTTTCTTCCTCCAAAAAAGTGGTTTCTTGACTTTGATAAAATAAAGCCTTTTGCGGTATATTTTTTTATGTGTATTTGTGTTTTAGTCTTTCAAATTCAAAAATTGACTATTAGAAAAATTTAAACAGTATATGAATATGTAATTTACTATATATACTTTTCTAAAAAACGGAAATTGACCCCATTTACATACTTTTGAAATAATATTTTTTTAATTATTAAAAAAGTTTTAAATAAAGTTAGCTCCTTAAGTGATAATTCGAACTAGATTTTAAAAACCTTGATGTTCATATATTATGAATTATTTTATAATTAAAATGAATATAATATTGCATTATCTCTGATATCGATTATATTGGTGGAACAGATGGAATTTGCACTTATAGCAGGTGTTCTTGGTGGGCTCGCATTATTCATTTACGGTATGAATTTAATGGGTAACGGGCTTCAAAAAGTCGCAGGAGATGGATTAAAGCGACTTATCGAAGTTTTAACTAAAAATAAATATCTTGGAGTGTTAGTTGGAACTGTTGTAACGATGCTAATCCAAAGCAGTAGTGCAACAACAGTTATGGTTGTTGGTTTCGTAAATGCATCCTTGATGAACCTTACTCAAGCCATTGGGGTGATTATGGGTGCAAACATTGGGACAACAGTTACTGCACAGCTTGTTGCATTCAAATTAACAGACATTGCCCCGCTAATTGTTGCAATTGGGGTGATTATGCAGCTTGTCTCAAAAAAACGAAAACACTCAGATATTGCTGAAGTTTTAATTGGTTTTGGTATTTTATTTATTGGAATGCACACAATGTCAAGCGTATTAAAACCACTTGCAGCTGAACCATTCTTTACAAATCTGTTAATGGATCTTGAAAACCCAGTTCTTGGATTATTCGTAGGTCTTGGAATGACGCTTATGATTCAAAGCAGTAGTGCAACAATTGGACTTTTGATTGCTGTAGCATCAACAGGTGCATTAAGCCTTGCTGTTGCATTTCCAATATTATTTGGTGACAACATCGGAACTTGTGTGACAGCCCTTCTTTCAAGTATTGGTGCAAACAGGACTGCAAAAAGAGCAGCTCTCATGCACTTGATATTCAATATTACAGGTGCATTAATATTCATGGTTTTGATTTACACAACACCGTTAATTCCATGGATTCAAAGTTTAAGCGCAGGTAGTGTTGAAAGGCAGATTGCAAATGCACACACGATATTCAACGTTACAAACACGCTTATAATGCTCCCATTTGCAGGATTTTTCGTTTATGCAGTTGAAAAATTAATACCGATAAAAGACTACGAAAAAGAATTTATGCCCATAAAACATCTTGATTCAAGAATTATTATGGAAACACCATCCATTGCTGTTGGTCTTGGGGTAAAAGAAGTCGTGGAAATGGGAAAATTTGTACGTGAAAACTTAAGACTCTCAAAAGAGGCCCTTGTAAATAAAAATGTCCAGAGTATCAAAGAAGTGCACGAAAAAGAAAAAATAATCGATACAATGGCTCACGAAATTACAAATCACTTAATTGAACTTTCGAACCAAGAAATTTCGGATAGTCAAAAATTAAAAATTACAAGCCTTATAAGTAACGTTACAAGCCTCGAAAGGATTGGCGACCTTGCAGAAGACATTGTAGAACATGCTGAAAATGTAATTGAAGACAATATCGAATTTACAAACACTGCAGTTGATGAACTCAATTTCATGTTTGATAAAGTAATAGTTTCGATAGACACTGCAATAGAAGCTTTTGAAACTGAAGATGAAGTACTGGTCGAAAAAGTAACATTCCTTGAAGATGAAGTCGACAACCTTGAAAAAACATTTAGAAAACAGCACATAAAAAGATTAAACGCTAAAGAATGTGCCCCAAAAGCAAGTATTGTATTTTTGGACATTATTGGATATCTTGAAAGGATATCTGACCACGCTGTAAAAATTGCAACAGGCCTTGAAGAAGAAGAGTTTGATGCATAAAAAATTTTAATTTTTAATTTTTTAAAAACAGAAACAAAACAATTATAATAAAAAATCTATTTTTAAAGTTCATTTAAATCTTTACAAATGCAAAATTCACATATCGAAAGTTCATTTGATTGTGCATTTTTTATCGGACAGTAATAATTTCCATTTTTTTCGATTATCTGCTTTCCACCAGGAAATCTTGTAGTTAAAGCGTGTAGTGGTCGTTCATTTATAAAAATTAAGTAATTTATAACTGTTTTTACAAGTTTTTCGTAAGATTCTCGTCCAGTTTGTTTAGAACCCATACTGCAAAGTCTTAAATCAACCCGTTTTATTTCTTCATCTTCAATTTCAAAATCTTCAATTTCTTCTTCGGTTTTATTTTTTATTTCTTTCAAAACTTCGGGGAAAAATGTAAAAAAGTCTTCAATATATCCTTTTTTATAATCTTGTGGCAAATAAGTCATATCTTTTTCTAAATAGACTTTTGCATTCATTAAATCAAAAATACTTACATCGTAAGATTCTTCTTTGAGTTTAGAAAAAAATTTTCTGCTTTTCATAAGTTTCACAAAAATATTGGATTATTAAGTAAATATTATCTAATTATCCAAATAGACTTTCAACACCAAAACAGATCATTGCAACGATTACTCCGCCAAGAACCATTTTTAGCCCCGAAATTAAAAGATTATCTCTTGAGAGCTTTCCAATGAAAATTCCAAGTCCTAAAAGTATCAATAAAGTAAATGCTATTGCCATTATTAAAGCAGTGCTCTGTTCAAATATAAAAAACGGAATTACGGGAATTACCGCACCAACACAGGTTGATAAACCATCATAGGTCCCACTGTACATCGTTTTATTTAATTTGTACTGGTATTCATGAGTTCCTTTTAAATTCCCGTTACCAATTAACAGGCTTTTTTCCTTTTTTTCCCGTTCTTCTTCAATTATTGCACGTTCTGCAGTTAATGCA
Encoded proteins:
- the rpsB gene encoding 30S ribosomal protein S2, which encodes MSDENLLTTLDTYLASGIHIGTQQKTEDMRRFIYRVRADGLYVLDVRKTDERLRLAAKFLSNYEPEDIMAVTRRVYSVGPLKEFGKVTGINTVAGRFVPGTLTNPSARKFAEPEVLFLSDPRVDKQALKEAIEIGIPVIGMCDTEHLTAHIDFIIPTNNKGRKSVSLMYYLIAREYMKNRGLIGEEAPFSYDQFLEKAMNVKVKMNPSNRQRGRFHRRRR
- a CDS encoding Na/Pi cotransporter family protein, with the translated sequence MEFALIAGVLGGLALFIYGMNLMGNGLQKVAGDGLKRLIEVLTKNKYLGVLVGTVVTMLIQSSSATTVMVVGFVNASLMNLTQAIGVIMGANIGTTVTAQLVAFKLTDIAPLIVAIGVIMQLVSKKRKHSDIAEVLIGFGILFIGMHTMSSVLKPLAAEPFFTNLLMDLENPVLGLFVGLGMTLMIQSSSATIGLLIAVASTGALSLAVAFPILFGDNIGTCVTALLSSIGANRTAKRAALMHLIFNITGALIFMVLIYTTPLIPWIQSLSAGSVERQIANAHTIFNVTNTLIMLPFAGFFVYAVEKLIPIKDYEKEFMPIKHLDSRIIMETPSIAVGLGVKEVVEMGKFVRENLRLSKEALVNKNVQSIKEVHEKEKIIDTMAHEITNHLIELSNQEISDSQKLKITSLISNVTSLERIGDLAEDIVEHAENVIEDNIEFTNTAVDELNFMFDKVIVSIDTAIEAFETEDEVLVEKVTFLEDEVDNLEKTFRKQHIKRLNAKECAPKASIVFLDIIGYLERISDHAVKIATGLEEEEFDA
- a CDS encoding DUF2115 domain-containing protein — encoded protein: MKSRKFFSKLKEESYDVSIFDLMNAKVYLEKDMTYLPQDYKKGYIEDFFTFFPEVLKEIKNKTEEEIEDFEIEDEEIKRVDLRLCSMGSKQTGRESYEKLVKTVINYLIFINERPLHALTTRFPGGKQIIEKNGNYYCPIKNAQSNELSICEFCICKDLNEL
- a CDS encoding TIGR00267 family protein, with protein sequence MEIKEVLRNFKQEFDTRYVVRGLIDGSLSTLGVVIGASGGETSIIIAAGIGGGIANGISNILGALTAERAIIEEEREKKEKSLLIGNGNLKGTHEYQYKLNKTMYSGTYDGLSTCVGAVIPVIPFFIFEQSTALIMAIAFTLLILLGLGIFIGKLSRDNLLISGLKMVLGGVIVAMICFGVESLFG